The Populus trichocarpa isolate Nisqually-1 chromosome 18, P.trichocarpa_v4.1, whole genome shotgun sequence genomic interval GAAAACCATGAAGGAAGATCTAGGTAAATCTGTCATAATATGTTCAGATATCAATCAAGAATTTGTGTAAAAAATACTAGTGAAAACAAGGGATTTGGACAGCCCTTACAAGGCTACCTGGTAacttttgttttacatgaacCTGTTTTGTATGAACTGAattaatcaaactaaattatataattcaaCTACCACTTATTTCGATCCATATGATGTGAAGGAGGCTATGTCATAACTTCTGGTCATAAAATGTGACAGGACTGGCAGGAGGATGGTCCAACCAAGACTCTCTCCTACTGACCTTATCGGTGTATGAATCTTCCATTGCAAAGACAGCTTTATTAAAACGAACAAATGTAATCGGTACACTGtcataaacaatttaaatatccCCACGTCGATTATTACCAACAAGCTATCTAGGGCTCACCCAATTCTAGAGCTACTGGATAAGAAAAGGTTACTTGCATGACGGGGGGTGTCTTCAGATTTAGTTTAAGAAGAAGATGGCTAAGGTGGAGAAGAAAAGAGCAGATAAGGCGGCGGCCGCGGTAAGAGATGGAGCTGCAAAACTTGGTGGTATGCCATCTCCAATTTTGATTATCATCTTCTGGCCTTGCTCACAGTGTGTTCCTTCAGAGCAGAGGAAGTAGTGCGTGTCATTATCTTTGAAAGTGACTTTAACTCCtgcatctttcaatattaatcCCATCTTTGTGCAATTATCGTACTCCTCCTTGGTACTTACTTCAGTTGCGGTATGTGTTCCGGTTGTCCAGTTGAATactgaaagaaatgaaaaggaaaacacGTCTCATTGATTGATTGGCATTGAGTAAGAATAATTCGGGGAAATACCATGAATGCTTGTTCCTCATGACGAAACCCACCAAACCTATACCTACATGTTAACTTAGGTTTAAGATAAAGAGTGGCACGATACCTCTTGATATATAGGACTAGGCATACCAGAGATATGGACCAACATCAGTATCatatcatgcatgcatgcaataAATAGAGCCGTAATTAATTAACAAGCTCATAAAGAGATCAAGAAATGCTTACCGAAGGAGTCTCCTATCTGAAATGTGCTCTGGCTGGTCCATTCCTCATAGTAAGAGCTGTTCGGAGGAATAATCCATCCCAAATCACCTCCAACTGTGTAAGTATTAGCTGCATATGCACCGTACGTGAAGCAAACCCACCGATGCAACAATCAAGAACCCAATATTGAAACACAATCGGCTACCCATTTTCTTGCCTCTGAATCAATGTTTTAGGATTCTTTGATTTCGGAAATAACGAgggggaatatatatatagtctttcAAAAATGTCTTCAGCAAAGACCGATGACGATCCTCCCATGATAGGAATGCACCTATATATAGAGAGGGAGCGAGGATAAGTTATATGCACGATGAAAAGTTTGCAAAAGGTCACTGATTGAGTGTTTGACTGAAATTCTAAGAACGTCATCATGAAAGATGAAAACTAGGATGCAGTCCTTAATTTATCCTGCCGAC includes:
- the LOC18107815 gene encoding LOW QUALITY PROTEIN: umecyanin (The sequence of the model RefSeq protein was modified relative to this genomic sequence to represent the inferred CDS: deleted 1 base in 1 codon), translated to MGSRLCFNIGFLIVASVGLLHVGAYAANTYTVGGDLGWIIPPNSSYYEEWTSQSTFQIGDSFVFNWTTGTHTATEVSTKEEYDNCTKMGLILKDAGVKVTFKDNDTHYFLCSEGTHCEQGQKMIIKIGDGIPPSFAAPSLTAAAALSALFFSTLAIFFLN